Proteins from a single region of Pyrus communis chromosome 6, drPyrComm1.1, whole genome shotgun sequence:
- the LOC137737476 gene encoding glycine-rich cell wall structural protein 1-like, whose product MGRGSRRSQQLALFSLFCIQILAVSVVARNVVSVRRDEEEKNLAGGGGFGAGGGVGGGGGVGAGGGVGGGAGGGFGGGGGAGGGGGFGAGGGFGKGGGIGGGIGKGGGVGGGAGGGFGKGGGVGGGIGKGGGIGKGGGAGGGFGKGGGVGGGIGKGGFGKGGGVGGGIGKGGGAGGGFGKGGGIGKGGGVGGGAGGGGGGAGGGFGKGGGAGGGFGKGGGVGGGIGKGGGVGGGAGGGFGKGGGVGGSGGLGKGGGIGGGAGGGFGKGGGVGGVGGGIGKGGGIGGGGGFGKGGGLGGGIGKGGGVGGGVGGGSDGGIGGGFGKGGGFGGGIGGGSGGGFGGGGGFGGGVGSGGGFGGGGGAGGGGGIGHH is encoded by the coding sequence ATGGGACGCGGTAGTAGGAGATCGCAGCAGCTtgctttgttttctttgttttgtattcaAATTCTTGCAGTGAGTGTGGTTGCAAGGAACGTAGTGAGTGTGAGGCGTGATGAGGAGGAGAAGAACTTAGCTGGTGGTGGAGGATTTGGTGCTGGAGGTGGAGtaggtggaggtggtggtgttggAGCTGGTGGTGGGGTTGGAGGCGGTGCTGGTGGTGGttttggaggtggtggtggggcTGGAGGCGGTGGAGGATTTGGAGCTGGAGGTGGGTTTGGTAAAGGTGGTGGCATTGGTGGTGGGATTGGCAAGGGTGGAGGAGTAGGTGGTGGCGCTGGTGGTGGTTTTGGCAAGGGTGGTGGTGTCGGTGGTGGAATTGGAAAGGGTGGAGGAATAGGAAAAGGTGGTGGAGCTGGTGGGGGTTTTGGAAAAGGGGGTGGTGTAGGTGGAGGAATAGGAAAAGGTGGTTTTGGAAAAGGAGGTGGTGTAGGTGGAGGAATAGGAAAAGGTGGTGGAGCTGGTGGTGGTTTTGGAAAAGGAGGAGGCATTGGCAAGGGTGGTGGAGTTGGAGGCGGAgccggtggtggtggtggcggagcCGGTGGTGGCTTTGGAAAAGGTGGTGGAGCAGGTGGTGGATTTGGTAAAGGTGGCGGTGTTGGTGGGGGAATAGGAAAAGGTGGAGGAGTTGGTGGTGGAGCTGGTGGTGGCTTTGGAAAGGGTGGAGGTGTCGGTGGCAGTGGTGGCCTTGGAAAAGGTGGCGGTATTGGTGGGGGAGCAGGAGGAGGGTTTGGTAAAGGTGGTGGAGTAGGTGGAGTAGGTGGAGGCATTGGAAAGGGTGGTggaattggtggtggtggtggttttggTAAAGGTGGTGGTCTTGGAGGAGGAATTGGCAAAGGTGGGGGAGTCGGTGGTGGCGTTGGAGGCGGATCTGACGGTGGGATTGGGGGCGGATTTGGCAAAGGTGGTGGTTTTGGAGGAGGAATAGGGGGAGGTTCTGGTGGCGGATTTGGAGGCGGTGGCGGATTTGGTGGGGGAGTAGGCAGTggtggtggatttggtggaggTGGCGGTgctggtggaggtggtggtaTTGGACACCACTGA
- the LOC137736106 gene encoding uncharacterized protein, with product MGDSRRRSMTMQMAQYQARMEIEDAELFNAEVELINSFMQSEHDGKSSHRGSVTGRSYVQRDREECHDRMMKDYFIERPRFPAHDFRRRFRMRRELFESILNAVVNHDHYFERRVDATGRQGLSPHQKLTSAFRMLANKLN from the coding sequence atgggtGATAGTAGAAGGCGTAGTATGACAATGCAGATGGCACAATACCAAGCAAGGATGGAGATTGAGGATGCAGAATTGTTCAATGCTGAAGTTGAACTTATCAACTCGTTTATGCAATCTGAGCACGATGGCAAATCTAGCCATCGTGGTTCTGTCACGGGGCGTTCATATGTGCAGCGTGATAGAGAAGAGTGTCATGATCGaatgatgaaagattatttcatcGAGCGTCCGAGATTTCCTGCTCATGATTTTCGGAGGCGGTTTCGGATGAGGAGAGAGCTTTTTGAAAGCATCTTGAATGCAGTTGTCAATCATGACCACTACTTTGAACGGAGGGTAGATGCCACAGGCCGACAAGGTctatcacctcatcagaagctCACATCTGCTTTTCGCATGCTAGctaataaacttaattaa
- the LOC137736108 gene encoding uncharacterized protein, which translates to MNFPQNHSRRILPPVASRKRKETPSNGFKLPAPKAPRAPSSTTAPKAPSKTTASPLSANWLLAGHMAYEYLTKGTLFGQKFDPALAEAVPLVASFSAEPRKGKPVESGKGSGTGAAQESYAEVASLLKTDGAHIPGIVNPTQLAKWIQM; encoded by the coding sequence ATGAATTTCCCACAAAACCACAGCCGTAGGATTTTGCCACCTGTCGCTTCAAGAAAGCGAAAGGAGACCCCATCGAACGGCTTTAAACTACCGGCTCCGAAGGCTCCAAGGGCTCCAAGCTCAACGACAGCTCCAAAAGCTCCGAGCAAAACGACAGCTTCGCCGCTCTCGGCAAACTGGCTTCTGGCGGGCCACATGGCGTACGAGTATTTAACCAAGGGCACACTGTTCGGTCAGAAGTTCGACCCGGCTCTAGCCGAGGCGGTTCCCCTGGTGGCTAGCTTCTCAGCCGAGCCGAGGAAGGGGAAGCCGGTCGAATCAGGAAAAGGATCCGGTACGGGCGCAGCGCAGGAGAGTTACGCTGAGGTGGCGAGCTTACTGAAGACGGATGGGGCCCACATTCCGGGGATTGTGAACCCGACGCAACTGGCGAAGTGGATTCAGATGTGA